The Streptococcus mitis genomic sequence CTTTGAGGTTGCAGATAGAGCTGACGTGGTTTGAAGAGATTTTCGAATAGTATAAAGTTCTTATAAGAGGTGGTTGAAGTTGTTCAACTGTTTTTTGAGTATAAACAGTCTTTGAGAACGTAAAAAAGCATAAGTTCAGGTCTTAAAAACCTTGTTCTTATGCTTTTTATCATAGAAATATTTACTGAATTTTCTCTTGAAATGAAACCTTATACTCAATGAAAATCAAAGAGCAAACTAGGAAACTAGCCGCAGGCTGTACTTGAGTACGGCAAGGCGACGTTGACGTGGTTTGAATTTGATTTACGAAGAGTATTATCTTCATCTCGCGCTTTGTCGATTATCCTGCTTTTCCGATTGCGAGTGCGTAGATAAAGAAGATGGCGAAGCCAAAGAGGAAAATCAATCCTGCAATGGCAAGGTGTTTGAGCCAAGAAGGAAGATTTTTGTTTTCACGCGTTACCAAGGCGTAATTTAAAAGAGCAAAGAAAGGTGTTGTCAGGAAAGAACCAATCATGGCAAAGCGGAGCATGGTTGAAACCTGACCAGCGAAGAATTTGATAATGATGATACCGACGATAGCAGTAATGGTCATCCAGATATTCAAAGATTTACGATTATCTTCTTTTTGACTGATTAGCAGTCGGAGAGATTCCTGATTGACACGAGAATAGCCATCGATAACAGTGATAACTGTTCCAAAGATACAGAGGAAGGCAATAAAGGTAATCAAGTAGCGGGACCATTCGCCAAGAACAGAGGCATACATGCCCACGAATTGAGAGATGTATTTGGCTGAAGCGGCTTCAACTGCCTGCCCTGTAGGATACTGAATCAGTGCTCCTAGTGCCACAAAGAAGACGGCTAGGATAGCTGTTCCAATATAACCAACGTTAAAGTCGAATAGAGCGTCCTCAGTGTTAAAGTTGATGGTCTTTTTCTTTTCAGCAGACCAAAGTGAATTGATAGCTGAAATTTCAATAGGAGCAGGCATCCATCCTAGGAGGGAGACGATGAAGGGTAGAGCTGCCATTTGCCAAGGTGTTTTCTCGACAAAATTAGAACTGTATTCTGGATGCTTGATTGCCGCGATGATAACTGCAAGAACAGTTGCAATGGTCAAAGCTGACATGATCCATTTTGCCATGCCGTCTAAGAGTTTGTAGCCTCCAAAGAGTAGCATAGCCCAAATGATGGCAACGAGAATGAGGGACCATTGAGTGATGCTAAGACCGATCATTGGAAAGGCGCTAGCGATGATAGCTGAGCACAGAATGGCGACACCAGCTGTGTTGACCATAGCAGAAAAGACATTTAGGATAAAGAAAATCCAGAGATAGAGTTTCCCTTTTTCGGCATAACCTTCAACCAAAGTCTTTCCAGTATCAGCTGTGTATTCAGCACCAAAACGGAAAAATGGATATTTAAAGACATTGGCTAAGATGACCAAGAGAAGTAGAGACCAACCGTAAGAACCACCAGCTTGAGTGGAAGATACAATGTGAGAACCGCCAACAGCGGCAGAAGCCATTAGGATTCCAGGTCCCATTGCTTTTAGTTTACTTGTCCAGGTTGATTGATTTAACGAAATAGCTTGCGACATGATAAGTACTCCTTTTTGAATTTTCAGAATAATCTGGATATGTAATCTATATTTTACAAAAAACTTTGGGAAAATGCAAGAATATTTTGAAAAAAGATAGAAAATTACAGAAAATTTACAAAGAAGATCTGAAAATAACCGCTATGATAGAAAGGTGCAGCAGGATAAAGAAAAACCGAGAAGTTTCTTTCTCGGATTTGCTTATTATGAGGTTCTTACTTTTTATGCTTCAAGAGTTGATTGATATGGTCTATTTTTTTTGATGCTCTTTTATAGGAAATAGTCCAAATGATGAGGTAGACAATTGAAAACTCGATAATGAGCTGGAGATAGAAGATCCAGTGGAAGGGGAACCAACCTGCTAGAGTTGCTAGTGGGATAAAGCCTACTAGCATGAGGAAGAAATGGGAAAGCGTCGCACGAAGCATGCTCCAGTCACGGCTGAATAAGCGGTTGCCAAAGTTGAAGAGCATACCGATGGCTGCCCAGATAAGAGTACAGTAGAGCAAGACCAAGGCACCGTGAACCTGATGTTGAGTCATCATTTGTCCGATAAGAGAGTCGGGACTTAACGGGGCGTAGGTACTTGGTGCATAAATGAGTGAAAAGATGATAGAGAGGATGAGGCCGATAAGAACACCGGTGGCTGCGTCGTGGAAGATTTGTTTTTTCATAGTTCTAATTTCTCCTTGATGGTTTTTAGGTAACGGCGTGAAGAGTAGGTGAAGCTTTCGTTTTTCAAGAAAATTTCTACTAGGCCGTTGGGGGTGAGCTTGAGATGAGAGATGGAATCGATATTGATGATTTCTGATTGGGAAATTTGGATAAAATTGGTTGGCAAGAGTTCAAGGACCTGATAGAGTCGTAAGTCAATGGTGTAGGTCTGACTTGCTGTTTCTGCTAGAACCTTCCGATTCTCGATATAGAAGCGTTGTATCTTACCAATCTTAACTAGATAGACCTGATTATCGATTTTCCCTTTAATTGTTTCTGTTCGGTCCAGATTTTCTGCGAACTCGATGACTTTCTGGATTTTATCTGTCGGCTGAGGTGCTTGAATAATCAGCTTTTCCTCTTCGTAAGTTTCACTAATCTGTAGTTCTACTTTCATAAATTTCTCTCCTTTTTAGTTATACAAGGTTGTGATCACTTCCTGTATATCTTTATTAAACACTATTTTACGACACCTGGCAAGGGACTTTGTCTATGTGGAAGGATTTGGCTCTTATGTGGTGGAGCTTTTCTGTCCTTTCTGAAATATGGTATAATAGCACTAATCAATTTCTAGGAAAACAGGTACAGAAAGGGGCTGAAAGATGTCTCATATTATTGAATTGCCAGAGGTTCTGGCAAACCAAATCGCGGCAGGAGAGGTTATCGAGCGTCCAGCTAGCGTTGTTAAGGAGCTGGTAGAAAACGCCATTGACGCGGGTTCTAGTCAGATTATCATTGAGATTGAGGAAGCTGGTCTCAAGAAGATTCAAATCACAGATAATGGTCATGGAATTGCCCACGATGAGGTGGAATTGGCCTTGCGTCGTCATGCGACCAGTAAGATAAAAAATCAAGCAGACCTCTTTCGGATTCGGACGCTTGGTTTTCGTGGTGAAGCCCTGCCTTCTATCGCATCCGTCAGCGTTTTAACTCTTTTGACAGCAGTTGAGGGAGCAAGTCATGGAACCAAGCTCGTCGCGCGTGGGGGAGAAGTTGAAGAAGTCGTTCTAGCGACTAGTCCTGTGGGAACCAAGGTTTGTGTGGAGGACCTCTTTTTCAACACGCCTGCCCGCCTCAAGTATATGAAGAGTCAGCAGGCGGAGTTGTCTCATATCATTGATATTGTTAACCGTCTGGGCTTGGCCCATCCTGAGATTTCTTTTAGTTTGGTTAGTGATGGTAAGGAAATGACGCGGACAGCAGGGACTGGCCAACTACGCCAAGCTATTGCAGGGATTTACGGTTTAGTCAGTGCCAAGAAGATGATTGAAATTGAGAATTCTGATCTAGATTTCGAGATTTCAGGCTTTGTTTCCCTGCCTGAGTTAACTAGAGCCAACCGAAACTATATCAGCCTCTTCATCAATGGCCGTTATATCAAGAACTTTCTACTCAATCGTGCTATTTTGGATGGTT encodes the following:
- a CDS encoding NRAMP family divalent metal transporter; its protein translation is MSQAISLNQSTWTSKLKAMGPGILMASAAVGGSHIVSSTQAGGSYGWSLLLLVILANVFKYPFFRFGAEYTADTGKTLVEGYAEKGKLYLWIFFILNVFSAMVNTAGVAILCSAIIASAFPMIGLSITQWSLILVAIIWAMLLFGGYKLLDGMAKWIMSALTIATVLAVIIAAIKHPEYSSNFVEKTPWQMAALPFIVSLLGWMPAPIEISAINSLWSAEKKKTINFNTEDALFDFNVGYIGTAILAVFFVALGALIQYPTGQAVEAASAKYISQFVGMYASVLGEWSRYLITFIAFLCIFGTVITVIDGYSRVNQESLRLLISQKEDNRKSLNIWMTITAIVGIIIIKFFAGQVSTMLRFAMIGSFLTTPFFALLNYALVTRENKNLPSWLKHLAIAGLIFLFGFAIFFIYALAIGKAG
- a CDS encoding DUF3021 domain-containing protein, with product MKKQIFHDAATGVLIGLILSIIFSLIYAPSTYAPLSPDSLIGQMMTQHQVHGALVLLYCTLIWAAIGMLFNFGNRLFSRDWSMLRATLSHFFLMLVGFIPLATLAGWFPFHWIFYLQLIIEFSIVYLIIWTISYKRASKKIDHINQLLKHKK
- a CDS encoding LytTR family DNA-binding domain-containing protein; the encoded protein is MKVELQISETYEEEKLIIQAPQPTDKIQKVIEFAENLDRTETIKGKIDNQVYLVKIGKIQRFYIENRKVLAETASQTYTIDLRLYQVLELLPTNFIQISQSEIINIDSISHLKLTPNGLVEIFLKNESFTYSSRRYLKTIKEKLEL